The nucleotide window TTAGTCTTCatcattatctttttaatagAAATCACACTACTACGATGACTAGAAGTAGGGTTTTTGCCAGTGATAGCAGAATccataaattgtaaaaataaagtTCACAAACAATTCAACCAAACCACCAACAATTCAcccaaaataaactcaaattcaaccaaCACAAACCCAACTTTTTGAAACCCAATAAGGTCAAATGGGAAAAACCTTTGAATTACTTGGGCTTCGATAACAACAGTAGATTAGAGAGGTAGAGACAGATGTCTAAAGAAGGGAGGATAGATTTTAAAAAGGTAAGATTAAAGGGAAGGGATGTGAGAAGAAAGgagcagtttttttttttaacatgggTGTAAGAGGAAAGGAGTTCTTGTGTATGTTAATGGCGTTAGGGAGAAAGAGAGACAGACAAAAACGGGATCCCAAATGTTTAGGATTTTAGGTTAGTACATAGAGAGTGCATTTGGCACAAGAGGAAGAGAGtgtgttgtaatttttttttattcaaagaaacacatttctaaacaaaaacgcaatttcaaaattttgtgtaATTGCATGAACAAACCTGACATGTCTTGCACAAGAACAGGGCTTTTCCATTTTCCAACATGTTTCGGAAACTTGAAAACCCTCCCCAACCAATGTTCAATGCATAAGAGTGTGAGACAGGCACAAAACCAAAGTATTAAGACCTAACTACATGGAGAGAGCTTATTTAACTTATATGTCAATGACCATGTTAAGCAAACAGCTACACAATTTAACAAGGTACGATTAAATTCTTTTGACTTACCTGTAGGCAACCATCTTCACACCCAACAGCCCAGAAGTTAGCATTTCCAGCTAAAACAGTGACCTTCCCAATAATCCTGTCAAACCAAAGAGTTTGGGTTCCTCTTTTGCAAACAACTTCTGTTTCTTTCATCATACATGTATTTCCCATTCCAACAATGTCATTTACAGCATGCTCTCTCGGACAAGCTTCCAAGCAAACTGGTACAGTATCTACTGCTTCTTTCTTATCAAATACCCTAATAGAAAGAGTTGTACTGTAAGTAGCCAAAGAACCAGAAGCCTTTGAACTCCCAGACTGTTCCACATTAACACTTCCATCTCCACCTGCAGGTACCAAAACCTTCTCAATAACCAGGCTCTCAGTAACAGTAGCCCTGGCAGTAACTCCAGTACGCTCCTTCATGTCAGAGCTTCTGCCTAGTGTCCCCCTCACAACTTCTCTTGTACCACCATCCATGAGAACCACCCCATTATTCTTTCTGTTATCACATGGCACAAGAGGGAACTCAAGCGTTTGAGATGTCGCACCGCCTGGAATACTTTCCTGCTGAACAGGCAGACCCACTGCTTCTGGAATGATCCTCTTTCTACCATCAGGGCGTctatattctttttgttttactGGACTAGAAATTCGGCCTGAAGTTGCCACTTTATTCAACCCACCATCACCAACAGCTCCCCCATTTTTCTTTGCATCATCAACTTGAGGTTCAGAAGTCTTTGTGGTAACTTCTACATTGACAGAAGACTTTGAAGGTGCCTGAATTGGTTGAACATTTGAAACCACTTTTTTAGTTGTATTTTGCTTAGCTGAGGCTGTTTCCAGCAATAATTGTGCTGGACTCTCTACTAGATTTGCTTGTCGACCTCTGACATCACCATAACGACTCCGCTTTAACTCATCAAGTTCATCATCACTCAATCTACAACCCAATTCGTTTGCCTCAAAGTGGAAAGTAGCAATTGTTCCATCTAAGGAACATGCAAAAAGTGAATACCCATCAGGACTCCTGTTTCAAGAATtttgaaacaaacaatttatGAAAAGGAAATAGAGGCATTGGGTGCAAAATAAATAACTTCATGTTATCTTATGccagaaaattatatatttaccaGGATAAATCCACAAcactttgagaaaaaaaatgctTGGCTACAAAGAGAGGGCGAGGACTAGCTGTAGTCCATACAGTAATAGTACGATCTTGACTTCCAATTGCAATAACATTGTACGGCTGCGATTCTTTCCCTCCAATCTTAGATGGCCCATTTGTCCACCCAACAGGTCCAGCTTTCACTTCTTGTAAATCGGAGGAATTCCTCCTGAACATTGAATGATTAAACTTCACCACTATAATTGGGGCATTATGTCCTAGGAAGTCAAATGTTGCTGCCCACTCTCCTCTCTCTAAAACAGGTGCTGAATGTCTTGGCTTCTGGAAACCGTGAGTAGTTGTTATGAAATGGCCACAAGGAGACCATCCAAGCCGTCTAAAAAATGTAGATCCCAACTGAAAAGGGCACACTcccattagaaaaaaaaatataaatccaAGAAAGAATAGAAATTGGTCAATTAAGTACATACTGATTTTGCCCAGTGGCCATCAGTTCTGTGAGCAAGATTCCAATCACTTGTTCGCCATATAATGACAGTCTTATCATCAGATTGACTCGCTATGAAGGAGCCAATAGGATCCCAGGCTACTCCTTTAACCAAGCTTGAATGACCCCTAAGAACAGCAATACATATGCCATTGTTCATATTCCATATATGGATGGTGTTGTCTAAACTTCCACTAGCCAATATTGAGTCATCAGGAGACCAATTAAGATCCACCTACTTTAAGCATGGAAGTATAATTCCCCAGTTAGACAGTACTAAAAGGCCTTTTTTGTCTTATATGCAAAAACAACTATCTTGATAACAAAGAATTCATTAGTGGAAAAAGGTGACCAATGTAAACTCAGTTCAAATACAGGAGAATGGACAATTTTGTTTTCACTTGAACTCAAAACATTGTAATAGAATCTAGTTAAATTACCACATCGGCAGTGTGTCCTCTCAAAGTCATAGCAACTTTCCAGTTCTCAATATCTGGGGGCTCTCCACTACCAAACTCAGTAGTTCCAGAACCAGGCTTCCTCTCATGAACCAAAATCACCTGATCATCAGACCCTGATGCAATATACCGACCATGCTTAGCCCACCTAACGCAGTTGACTGACCCAAAATGATCACGAAGTGTTGCAAGAAGCCTTTGTGTTGATTCATCATTTTCCAAACTCCTACCAACCGATTTCAAGTTCCAAATTCGAACCTGCAAGTAACGAAGAACAAAGATAGCAGTCATACttcagaataaaaatttaaagattaatataaattgCAAATGCTCTGCAGATCAAAGCCATCAAAGCAATATGACTAAACTTTTTATTAACAAGGAACCCCACACGAGCCGGACCGCCCCTTTGGGATGGAACCAACCACACTGAGCGTGTCTTCTAGAATCATGTATGAGAGTGAAACACAGTTTCTCATGACTaactagaaaaaataaattaacaatccATAGCTTCATAAGGTTGTAAGTTCTAAAGATATTATGCTGCAAAAATTATTGTacaatatgttaaaattttacaattgaaCCATGAGTATGCACCCCTACTTCAACCAAACTTATCACCAAATCCACCCACAATGTTAATTTTATACTGGCTCTAGAAAGCAGCAGCACCGATTATAACTACACATTCAAAAGATGCACTGCTACATAAAATTTCCACAATAGATTAACAGattttcacaaatttaaaaacagAAGAAACACACATGAAAATTATCACATTGCATCCAAACGAGCACATAACACTATCgatgaagataaaaaagatAACTCCTAGCAATATCTAATGACAAAACTCATGTAGAAAGAGAactgatgaaaaaaaaaaaagcttcaaTTAGAACATTCGAATGGCTGAATAAGTAAAGAAAAGAGAACAAAATTTTGAACAGCAAACACATTTTCAGTTTACAGACATCTAGAACGCTGAATGTTTTCAATTTGCAAATTACTGGTAAccaaaaagaagatgaagagtaATGAGAAGAAGTAAATGTACCTTGTGGTCACCTCCACCAGTAGCAAACCTGAGCCCACCAGGCTGAATATCAATGGAGAAAATCTGCATTCCCTCATGCCTAACCCAACCAGGTTTCTCCGCAATCATCTTCCGTTATCTATTTGGAAAACCAACTCAACCAGCTTCTTTAATTAAT belongs to Mangifera indica cultivar Alphonso chromosome 2, CATAS_Mindica_2.1, whole genome shotgun sequence and includes:
- the LOC123209050 gene encoding protein HIRA-like isoform X2 is translated as MIAEKPGWVRHEGMQIFSIDIQPGGLRFATGGGDHKVRIWNLKSVGRSLENDESTQRLLATLRDHFGSVNCVRWAKHGRYIASGSDDQVILVHERKPGSGTTEFGSGEPPDIENWKVAMTLRGHTADVVDLNWSPDDSILASGSLDNTIHIWNMNNGICIAVLRGHSSLVKGVAWDPIGSFIASQSDDKTVIIWRTSDWNLAHRTDGHWAKSLGSTFFRRLGWSPCGHFITTTHGFQKPRHSAPVLERGEWAATFDFLGHNAPIIVVKFNHSMFRRNSSDLQEVKAGPVGWTNGPSKIGGKESQPYNVIAIGSQDRTITVWTTASPRPLFVAKHFFSQSVVDLSWSPDGYSLFACSLDGTIATFHFEANELGCRLSDDELDELKRSRYGDVRGRQANLVESPAQLLLETASAKQNTTKKVVSNVQPIQAPSKSSVNVEVTTKTSEPQVDDAKKNGGAVGDGGLNKVATSGRISSPVKQKEYRRPDGRKRIIPEAVGLPVQQESIPGGATSQTLEFPLVPCDNRKNNGVVLMDGGTREVVRGTLGRSSDMKERTGVTARATVTESLVIEKVLVPAGGDGSVNVEQSGSSKASGSLATYSTTLSIRVFDKKEAVDTVPVCLEACPREHAVNDIVGMGNTCMMKETEVVCKRGTQTLWFDRIIGKVTVLAGNANFWAVGCEDGCLQVYSKCGRRAMPTMMLGSAATFMDCDESWKLLLVTRKGSLYVWDLFNRKCLLHDSLASLITEDLISSTKGKIKVISAKLSKSGSPLIVLATRHAFLFDTSLMCWLRVADDCFPASNFASSWNFGSVQSGELAALQVDVRKYLARKPGWSRVTDDGVQTRAHLESQLASSLAMRSPNEYRQCLLSYIRFLAREADESRLREVCEGFLGPPTGMVEATSTSEDLKNTTWEPCVLGMRKHKLLREDILPAMATNRKVQRLLNEFMDLLSEYESTEINIEQKDPASPTISALATDQMDSAPPATDQVNSTLPDIDQMDSAPIGIDIMDSTPLVINQMANTTPATNQMDTNLAASDKMDSALPATDQMDCTSTSTDQMDCTSASTDQMEPAPQATDQLEPVPPAIDQMDSASLATDQEDSITLATDGTDPAALASDKVNSVLPMTEQVNLEPVPDQGNLAPAAQDSGS
- the LOC123209050 gene encoding protein HIRA-like isoform X1; the protein is MIAEKPGWVRHEGMQIFSIDIQPGGLRFATGGGDHKVRIWNLKSVGRSLENDESTQRLLATLRDHFGSVNCVRWAKHGRYIASGSDDQVILVHERKPGSGTTEFGSGEPPDIENWKVAMTLRGHTADVVDLNWSPDDSILASGSLDNTIHIWNMNNGICIAVLRGHSSLVKGVAWDPIGSFIASQSDDKTVIIWRTSDWNLAHRTDGHWAKSLGSTFFRRLGWSPCGHFITTTHGFQKPRHSAPVLERGEWAATFDFLGHNAPIIVVKFNHSMFRRNSSDLQEVKAGPVGWTNGPSKIGGKESQPYNVIAIGSQDRTITVWTTASPRPLFVAKHFFSQSVVDLSWSPDGYSLFACSLDGTIATFHFEANELGCRLSDDELDELKRSRYGDVRGRQANLVESPAQLLLETASAKQNTTKKVVSNVQPIQAPSKSSVNVEVTTKTSEPQVDDAKKNGGAVGDGGLNKVATSGRISSPVKQKEYRRPDGRKRIIPEAVGLPVQQESIPGGATSQTLEFPLVPCDNRKNNGVVLMDGGTREVVRGTLGRSSDMKERTGVTARATVTESLVIEKVLVPAGGDGSVNVEQSGSSKASGSLATYSTTLSIRVFDKKEAVDTVPVCLEACPREHAVNDIVGMGNTCMMKETEVVCKRGTQTLWFDRIIGKVTVLAGNANFWAVGCEDGCLQVYSKCGRRAMPTMMLGSAATFMDCDESWKLLLVTRKGSLYVWDLFNRKCLLHDSLASLITEDLISSTKGAGKIKVISAKLSKSGSPLIVLATRHAFLFDTSLMCWLRVADDCFPASNFASSWNFGSVQSGELAALQVDVRKYLARKPGWSRVTDDGVQTRAHLESQLASSLAMRSPNEYRQCLLSYIRFLAREADESRLREVCEGFLGPPTGMVEATSTSEDLKNTTWEPCVLGMRKHKLLREDILPAMATNRKVQRLLNEFMDLLSEYESTEINIEQKDPASPTISALATDQMDSAPPATDQVNSTLPDIDQMDSAPIGIDIMDSTPLVINQMANTTPATNQMDTNLAASDKMDSALPATDQMDCTSTSTDQMDCTSASTDQMEPAPQATDQLEPVPPAIDQMDSASLATDQEDSITLATDGTDPAALASDKVNSVLPMTEQVNLEPVPDQGNLAPAAQDSGS
- the LOC123209050 gene encoding protein HIRA-like isoform X3, which encodes MIAEKPGWVRHEGMQIFSIDIQPGGLRFATGGGDHKVRIWNLKSVGRSLENDESTQRLLATLRDHFGSVNCVRWAKHGRYIASGSDDQVILVHERKPGSGTTEFGSGEPPDIENWKVAMTLRGHTADVVDLNWSPDDSILASGSLDNTIHIWNMNNGICIAVLRGHSSLVKGVAWDPIGSFIASQSDDKTVIIWRTSDWNLAHRTDGHWAKSLGSTFFRRLGWSPCGHFITTTHGFQKPRHSAPVLERGEWAATFDFLGHNAPIIVVKFNHSMFRRNSSDLQEVKAGPVGWTNGPSKIGGKESQPYNVIAIGSQDRTITVWTTASPRPLFVAKHFFSQSVVDLSWSPDGYSLFACSLDGTIATFHFEANELGCRLSDDELDELKRSRYGDVRGRQANLVESPAQLLLETASAKQNTTKKVVSNVQPIQAPSKSSVNVEVTTKTSEPQVDDAKKNGGAVGDGGLNKVATSGRISSPVKQKEYRRPDGRKRIIPEAVGLPVQQESIPGGATSQTLEFPLVPCDNRKNNGVVLMDGGTREVVRGTLGRSSDMKERTGVTARATVTESLVIEKVLVPAGGDGSVNVEQSGSSKASGSLATYSTTLSIRVFDKKEAVDTVPVCLEACPREHAVNDIVGMGNTCMMKETEVVCKRGTQTLWFDRIIGKVTVLAGNANFWAVGCEDGCLQVYSKCGRRAMPTMMLGSAATFMDCDESWKLLLVTRKGSLYVWDLFNRKCLLHDSLASLITEDLISSTKGAGKIKVISAKLSKSGSPLIVLATRHAFLFDTSLMCWLRVADDCFPASNFASSWNFGSVQSGELAALQVDVRKYLARKPGWSRVTDDGVQTRAHLESQLASSLAMRSPNEYRQCLLSYIRFLAREADESRLREVCEGFLGPPTGMVEATSTSEDLKNTTWEPCVLGMRKHKLLREDILPAMATNRKVQRLLNEFMDLLSEYESTEINIEQKDPASPTISALATDQMDSAPPATDQVNSTLPDIDQMDSAPIGIDIMDSTPLVINQMANTTPATNQMDTNLAASDKMDSALPATDQMDCTSASTDQMEPAPQATDQLEPVPPAIDQMDSASLATDQEDSITLATDGTDPAALASDKVNSVLPMTEQVNLEPVPDQGNLAPAAQDSGS
- the LOC123209050 gene encoding protein HIRA-like isoform X4; this encodes MNNGICIAVLRGHSSLVKGVAWDPIGSFIASQSDDKTVIIWRTSDWNLAHRTDGHWAKSLGSTFFRRLGWSPCGHFITTTHGFQKPRHSAPVLERGEWAATFDFLGHNAPIIVVKFNHSMFRRNSSDLQEVKAGPVGWTNGPSKIGGKESQPYNVIAIGSQDRTITVWTTASPRPLFVAKHFFSQSVVDLSWSPDGYSLFACSLDGTIATFHFEANELGCRLSDDELDELKRSRYGDVRGRQANLVESPAQLLLETASAKQNTTKKVVSNVQPIQAPSKSSVNVEVTTKTSEPQVDDAKKNGGAVGDGGLNKVATSGRISSPVKQKEYRRPDGRKRIIPEAVGLPVQQESIPGGATSQTLEFPLVPCDNRKNNGVVLMDGGTREVVRGTLGRSSDMKERTGVTARATVTESLVIEKVLVPAGGDGSVNVEQSGSSKASGSLATYSTTLSIRVFDKKEAVDTVPVCLEACPREHAVNDIVGMGNTCMMKETEVVCKRGTQTLWFDRIIGKVTVLAGNANFWAVGCEDGCLQVYSKCGRRAMPTMMLGSAATFMDCDESWKLLLVTRKGSLYVWDLFNRKCLLHDSLASLITEDLISSTKGAGKIKVISAKLSKSGSPLIVLATRHAFLFDTSLMCWLRVADDCFPASNFASSWNFGSVQSGELAALQVDVRKYLARKPGWSRVTDDGVQTRAHLESQLASSLAMRSPNEYRQCLLSYIRFLAREADESRLREVCEGFLGPPTGMVEATSTSEDLKNTTWEPCVLGMRKHKLLREDILPAMATNRKVQRLLNEFMDLLSEYESTEINIEQKDPASPTISALATDQMDSAPPATDQVNSTLPDIDQMDSAPIGIDIMDSTPLVINQMANTTPATNQMDTNLAASDKMDSALPATDQMDCTSTSTDQMDCTSASTDQMEPAPQATDQLEPVPPAIDQMDSASLATDQEDSITLATDGTDPAALASDKVNSVLPMTEQVNLEPVPDQGNLAPAAQDSGS